The Rhabdothermincola salaria genome segment GCCTCGACATCCGTCCCATCGCCGTCCTGCTCGATGCCATCGAGAACCCGGGTCCGGTGGAGGAGGTGCCGTCGCCGCGTGCGCAGGCCCTGGCCGATCGCTTCGTCGCCCTGCAAGGGCAGGTCGCAGCGTTGGAGGAGGGGCTGGAGGCCGAGGGACGGGGGCCGGTGTCGGCCATGCGCCGACTCGACGAAGCCCGGGCCGAGGTCGCCGCGGCCGAGCGCATGCGGGACCGCGCCGAGGTCACCCCCGACGACGAAGCCGAGCTGCGCCGGGCCCACGAACGGGTCCTGGAGTCCGAGCGCAAGGCGTCGGGGCTGCGGTCACGTTCCGGCCAACGCAAGCTGGCCGACGCCCTCGCCCGCCAACAGGAGATCCTCGATCGGGTCGGCTACCCGACCTGGAGCGCGTTCATCATGGGCGCCAGCCTCATGGGGGCCGACCCTGCCGGTGAGGAGCGGTTGGCCGCCGCCCAGGCCGACCTCGAGGCGGCCGAGGCCCACTGGGTCGAGATCAGTGCCGCGTTGGAGGCCGACCCCGATCACCACGCGCTGCTCGACGAGCTCGAGCAGGTCGAGCTGGACGCGGTCGGACTGTTGCTGGAACGGGGCATCGGGGTGCCCGACGAGCGCAACGGCCTGGAAGAGACGCTGCGTGCCCTGCGCGAGCCGAAGCACGAGGTCGACCCCACCGAGCTGGTCGACGCCCTCGCCTTCCACCTCACCAGCATCGGCATGGACCTCGGGGAGATGGCCACCGACCCCGAGCACGTCCGGCGGGTCGCAGGCGCCTTCCTCGAAGAAGCGGCCGGCATCAGGGATCGGATCGATGAGCTCGGTGTCGAGCGTCGTCGCCTCGAGGCCCGGCTGGCCGACGCCCGGTCGCGGGCCGAAGCCGAGGCCTGGGCCGCGCTCGAGGCCTCCGTCGAGATGGCCGATCCCGGTGAGGCCACGCTGGCCGAGCTCGAAGAGGCGCTCGCCGAGGCCCGGCGTCGCGAGGACGACCTGGCCGAGGTGCTCGAGGCTCGTGAGGCCCTGCTCGAGACCGCGGTGGACTCCGAACGGCAGGCCCGCGAGCAGGCCCTGTCCGTGGCCCGGTCGCTGCGCAACGCGTCCCCGGCTGCCGGCGAGGGTGGGTCCGACGGGTCGTCCGACCCGGGCACCGTGCGCCCCGGCTGGTCCGAGATCGACCCCGAGGCCATCGAGTTCTATCTGCTGGCCCGCCTGGCGGCCCAGCGCCAGGTCTCCTACTCGGGCTCGGTGCCGGCGCTCGTCGACGACGCCCTGGCCGGGGTGCCGCAGGACTCGGTGCGGCGGGTGCTCGACGGGCTCGCCCGGATGTCCGCCGCCGTGCAGGTGGTGTACCTCACCGATGATCCGTCGGTGCTGGCCTGGGCCCGGGAACACCCCGACACCGCGGCCGTGGTGTCGTGGTCGTCGGCGGTGGCCGAGACACGCGCCTGACACCGTCTCGGTCGAGCGGGTCCCGGGGCCGACCTACGATCGGGGCAACACCACCCCCAGGAGGCAGCGTGGCCCCCATCACCGAAGCCGCAGTCAAGGATCTGGCCGCGATCCGCAGCACCGCCAGCCCGGTCGTGTCCGTGTACCTCGACGTCGACGGACGCCGGCAGATCCTGCGTCAGGACGTCGAGCGGCAGTTCGAGCGCCTCGTCCGCGAGAGCGCCGGTCATCGCGACCAGGAGCCGGCGCCGGCCGACCTGGCTCGGGTCGAGGACTTCCTGACCACCGACTTCGACCGCTCGGGGGTTCGTGGGCTGGCCATCTTCGTCTGCGGTGAGCTCGACCTGTGGGAGGTGCAACCCCTCCCGATGGCGGTGGCCCCTCAGCTCCACGTCAACCAGAGCCCGGCCGTGGCCCAGCTCGAGGCCGTGGTGCAGGAGCTCGAGCCGCTCGGCTTGTTGCTCGTCGACCGCCAGCGGGCCCGGATGTTCGTGTACCACCTCGGTGAGCTCGTCGACCGCACGGAGCTCTTCGAGCAGCTGCCGCGCAACGACTTCGACCGCCACGACGACGCCTCTCGCGGGGCCGACCGGTACGACCACCACGTCGACGAAGCGGCGCTGCAACACCTGCGCCACGCCGCCGAGGTGGCCTTCAGTCTGTTCCAGGACCACGGCTTCACCCATCTGGCCATCGGTGGCCCCGACGACCTGATGAACACCGTCGAGGGCCTTCTGCACCCGTACCTGCGCGAAGGCCTCTGCGGGCGGGTGGGCCTGTCGGCCGCGGCATCCGACTCAGAGGTGCTGGCCGCCGCGCTCGAGGTCGAGCACGCGGTCGAGCGCGCTCGGGAGGAGGCGCTCGTGCAACGCCTCCGCGACGCGGTGGGCGCCGACAACCGAGGCACCGCCGGCCTCGTGCCGGTCATGGCCGCGCTGGCCGAGCGACGCGTCGCCCACCTGCTGGTCTCGCAGGGCTACCACGAGGTGGGCTGGCGCTGCCCCTCGTGCGACGGGCTCTTCGCCAAGGGCCCCACCTGCCCGGTCGACGCCGCCGAGATGTCCCACCTCGACGACGTCGTCGAGGAGGCGGTGCAGCACGCCCTCACCCACGGCGCCAAGGTCGAAGTGTGCGTGGGCAACGCCGACCTCGACGTCATGGGCCGCATCGGTGCGCTGTTGCGCTACTGATCGGCGCCCGCCGCCTCTCGACGTCGTCACCACCCGCCGGCCGGGACCGGTCGGAGGGGACCCGCCGGCAGGCGGTGGGACCTGATGGCCGCGGTGGTCGTGGGCCTCGACGTCGGCGGTACCAAGATCCTCGGCCGGGCGGTCAGCACCGCCGCACCGACCGCGGTGCTGGCCGAGGAGCGCGTCCAGACGCCGTTGGGTCCCGCCGCGCTGCTGGAGGCCCTCGCCGGTGTCGTCCGTGATCTGCAGGTCCGTCTGGACGAGGCGGGCCACGAGCCAGCGGTGGCCGTGGGGATGGGCGTGCCCGCGCTGGTCGATCGCGATGGGGTGATCCGCTTCGCCACCCATCTGGCCGGCGTGACCGACCTGGCCGTGGGACGGGAGCTGTCGAGCGAGCTCGCGCTGCCGGTCGTGGTGGACAACGATGCCAACTGCGCCGCTCTCGCCGAAGCACGGGTCGGTGCCGGAGCGGGGTCCGACGACGTCGCGGTGGTGACCCTCGGCACCGGCATCGGCGCCGGGTTCATCGTCGGAGGGCGCCTTCTGCGGGGAGCCAGGGGCTTCGCCGGCGAGCCCGGCCACATGCAGGTCGCCGACGACGGCCTGCCCTGCCCGTGCGGTCGCCGGGGCTGCTGGGAGCGGTACGCCTCGGGCGGCGGTCTCGCCCACCTCGCCCGCCGCGCGGTGCGCGAAGGCCGGGCGCCCGGGTTGGAGGCCTTGCCCGGTGCCCCTGAGGGGATCCGGGGCGAAGCGGTGGTGGCCCTCGCCCGACAGGGCGACCCCGACGCGTCGGCCGTGCTCGACGAGCTGGCCCGCTGGGTGGCGGTCGGTCTCGCCGACCTGGTGGACCTGCTCGACCCGGAGCTCGTGGTGGTGGGGGGCGGGCTCGTCGACGCGGGCGACCTGCTCCTGGAACCGGTGCGGCGCCACTACGCCCCGATGGTCCTGGGCCACGGGCACCGGGAGGTCCCAGCGGTGGAGCCGGCCCGGCTGGGCTCCGGCGCCGGGGCCATCGGCGCGGCCTTGTTGGCCGGCGAACTCGTGACCTGATCTGATTCGGGCGCTCCGGCCGGTGCCGGTACGCTCGCCCCATGGAGTTCCGCCGGATCACGTCGCTGCCGCCGTACGTCTTCACGATCATCGATTCGCTGAAGGTCGAGGCCCGGCGCGCCGGCGAGGACGTCATCGATCTGGGGTTCGGCAACCCGGACCTGCCCTCGCCCGACATCGCCGTCGACAAGCTCACCGAAGCCGCCCACAACGCCCGCAACCACCGCTACTCGGCGAGCCGGGGCATCCCCAAGCTGCGAGAGGCGATCGCCGGCTACTACCTGCGGCGCTTCGGTGTCGAGATCGACCCCGACACCGAGGTCATCAACACCATCGGGGCCAAAGAGGGCTTCTCGCACCTCATGTGGACGCTGCTGCAGCCGGGCGACGCCGCCTTGGTGCCGTCGCCCTCGTACCCCATCCACATCTACGGTCCGCTGTTCGCCGGGGCCGACATCCGCGAAGTGCCCCTCGGCACCGACACCGACTTCTTCGACAACCTGAGTGAGGCGTGGGAGTACTCCTGGCCCAAGCCACGGGTCATCGTGATGTCGTTCCCCCACAACCCGACCACGACCTGCGTCGACCTCGAGTTCATGCAGCGCATCGTCGACTTCGCCCGCGAGCGCGACGTGGTGATCGTGCACGACAACGCCTACGCCGACCTGGGCTTCGACGGGTACCGCCCGCCGAGCATCCTGCAGGCCGAAGGGGCCAAGGAGGTGGCCGTCGAGCTCTACTCCATGACCAAGTCGTTCTCGATGGCGGGCTGGCGGGTCGCCTTCATGCTCGGACGGCCCGATGTCATCGCCGCCCTGGCCAAGCTCAAGAGCTACCTCGACTACGGCACCTTCCAGCCCATCCAGATCGCGGCCACCGTGACGTTGAACGAGGCCTACGACTTCCC includes the following:
- a CDS encoding ROK family protein, with the protein product MAAVVVGLDVGGTKILGRAVSTAAPTAVLAEERVQTPLGPAALLEALAGVVRDLQVRLDEAGHEPAVAVGMGVPALVDRDGVIRFATHLAGVTDLAVGRELSSELALPVVVDNDANCAALAEARVGAGAGSDDVAVVTLGTGIGAGFIVGGRLLRGARGFAGEPGHMQVADDGLPCPCGRRGCWERYASGGGLAHLARRAVREGRAPGLEALPGAPEGIRGEAVVALARQGDPDASAVLDELARWVAVGLADLVDLLDPELVVVGGGLVDAGDLLLEPVRRHYAPMVLGHGHREVPAVEPARLGSGAGAIGAALLAGELVT
- a CDS encoding aminotransferase class I/II-fold pyridoxal phosphate-dependent enzyme, which translates into the protein MEFRRITSLPPYVFTIIDSLKVEARRAGEDVIDLGFGNPDLPSPDIAVDKLTEAAHNARNHRYSASRGIPKLREAIAGYYLRRFGVEIDPDTEVINTIGAKEGFSHLMWTLLQPGDAALVPSPSYPIHIYGPLFAGADIREVPLGTDTDFFDNLSEAWEYSWPKPRVIVMSFPHNPTTTCVDLEFMQRIVDFARERDVVIVHDNAYADLGFDGYRPPSILQAEGAKEVAVELYSMTKSFSMAGWRVAFMLGRPDVIAALAKLKSYLDYGTFQPIQIAATVTLNEAYDFPREVNQIYQARRDTLCNGLNRIGWELTPPKGTMFTWAPIPEPYREMGSVEFASFLVREAHVAVSPGVGFGPGGDGHVRFALIENEQRTLQAVRNLRRVLTKLG